The following are encoded together in the Triticum dicoccoides isolate Atlit2015 ecotype Zavitan chromosome 6B, WEW_v2.0, whole genome shotgun sequence genome:
- the LOC119325128 gene encoding phospholipase D delta-like, translated as MSPEMAEKAAEVRALAGVEVEKMALGELLKYKSQEGVRVCLLVSDHHDTPLHPSFFLNTGGMMQTSGEDTKKFFKQSSVICVLSHRYPRSKVDMAKQKVVGTPYAHNQKCILVDTPASEATRRITAFLGGLDLAAGRYDTPAHRLFEDLDTVFRGDIHNPTLGDAAAENGPRLPWHDMHCRLDGAAAYDVLKNFEQRWRRATAKHLKASKHGKDDALLKLQRIPWILSPVVADAEDDALRVLPEDDPRCWHAQVFRSVDAGSVKGFPRSWETEEMEARNLLCDKSLAVEQSIHAAYVAAIRAADRFVYLETERFVGSSYAWPTSFRHPGAGNLVPMEIALKAASKIRAREDFAAYVVLPMWPAAEGPPGSAPAQESLFWQAQTMQAMYEVVAKAIAEAGAGVRAHPQDYLNFYCLGNREQAPATPPHLETGTSPAALARRHGRFMVYVHSKGMVVDDEYVLLGSANVNQRSLSGSRDTEIAVGAHQPHHTGRRPRGQVHRYRMSLWEEHLGWLWDVLEAPESPECVRLVNQVARENWERYTDEGEVAEEMQGHLMKYPVEVDGYGGVWPLTGHEFFPDVGGRVLGSTNKFPDHLTM; from the exons GGAGGCATGATGCAAACTAGTGGCGAAGACACGAAGAAGTTCTTCAAACAATCATCTGTGATTTGTGTACTCTCGCAtcgctaccctagaagcaaagttgACATGGCCAAGCAAAAG GTGGTGGGCACGCCGTACGCGCACAACCAGAAGTGCATCCTCGTCGACACGCCGGCGTCCGAGGCCACCCGCCGGATCACGGCCTTCCTAGGCGGCCTCGACCTCGCGGCCGGACGCTATGACACGCCGGCCCACCGGCTCTTCGAGGACCTTGACACCGTCTTCCGGGGGGACATCCACAACCCCACGCTCGGCGACGCCGCCGCGGAGAACGGGCCCCGTCTGCCGTGGCACGACATGCACTGCCGCCTCGACGGCGCCGCCGCGTACGACGTCCTCAAGAACTTCGAGCAGCGGTGGCGGAGGGCGACAGCCAAGCACTTGAAGGCGTCCAAGCACGGGAAGGACGATGCTCTGCTCAAGCTCCAGCGCATCCCCTGGATCCTCAGCCCGGTCGTGGCCGACGCCGAAGACGACGCCCTGCGCGTCCTGCCGGAGGATGACCCCCGGTGCTGGCACGCGCAGGTGTTCCGTTCGGTGGACGCCGGGTCGGTGAAGGGGTTCCCGCGCTCCTGGGAGACGGAGGAGATGGAGGCGCGGAACCTTCTCTGCGACAAGAGCCTGGCCGTGGAGCAGAGCATCCACGCGGCGTACGTGGCGGCGATCCGCGCCGCCGACCGGTTCGTGTACCTCGAGACCGAGCGCTTCGTGGGGTCGTCGTACGCGTGGCCGACGTCGTTCCGGCACCCGGGCGCCGGCAACCTGGTGCCGATGGAGATCGCGCTGAAGGCGGCGAGCAAGATAAGGGCCAGGGAAGACTTCGCGGCGTACGTGGTGCTGCCGATGTGGCCGGCGGCGGAGGGGCCGCCTGGGTCGGCGCCGGCTCAGGAGTCCCTCTTCTGGCAGGCGCAGACGATGCAGGCGATGTACGAGGTGGTCGCGAAGGCGATCGCGGAGGCCGGGGCCGGCGTCAGAGCGCACCCGCAGGACTATCTCAACTTCTACTGCCTCGGCAACCGCGAACAGGCACCGGCAACGCCCCCGCATCTGGAGACGGGGACGAGCCCGGCGGCGCTAGCGCGGAGGCACGGGCGGTTCATGGTGTACGTGCACTCGAAGGGAATGGTCGTGGACGACGAGTACGTGCTCCTCGGCTCCGCCAATGTTAACCAGCGCTCCCTCTCTGGTTCCCGCGACACCGAGATAGCCGTCGGCGCGCACCAGCCGCACCACACTGGTCGGCGGCCGCGCGGGCAGGTGCACCGGTACAGGATGTCGCTCTGGGAGGAGCACCTGGGCTGGCTGTGGGATGTGCTGGAGGCGCCGGAGTCGCCGGAGTGCGTGAGGCTGGTGAACCAGGTGGCCCGGGAGAACTGGGAGAGGTACACGGACGAGGGGGAGGTGGCAGAGGAGATGCAGGGGCACCTGATGAAGTATCCGGTGGAGGTGGACGGCTACGGCGGTGTGTGGCCGCTGACGGGGCACGAGTTCTTCCCCGACGTCGGCGGCAGGGTCCTCGGCTCCACCAACAAGTTTCCCGATCATCTCACCATGTAG